The Candidatus Hydrogenedentota bacterium sequence TGCCGCCTGCGTGCCCCAGACGCATGATTTCCCCTATGAGTTGTCGTCGCTTCCGGTTCTGGGCGATTTCGTCTGGTATGACGCCAACAGCAACGGAATCCAGGACGAGTGGTACGACGCCAACGGCGACGGATTGGTCACCCAGAACATTCCCGACCGTCAGGGCCGGATAAATTATGACGAGTGGGAGTGGATTGACCTGAACGGCGACGGCAGATGGGACGGTCCGGAGAATGAGGGCGAACTGAACAAGTGCGGCATCGGCAACGACAAGAATCCGAACGTTGTCGTCCGCGGCCCGAACGGCTACGAAAGCGCGCGGATTGTCGGCATAGAGGGTTACTGGCGCGTCCGTCCCGCCCAGTCTGAGCCGTGGGGCGAGTACACGGTGGAACTGGTGGTGGACGAGCCGCTGCGGGCAGCCGCCCAGGCTCTTGAAGCCACGGGATTGTGCAAAACGCTTCCCGGTTTCGCGGGCGACGCAAACAAGGCGGCCGGTTCCGGTTGCGGTCCGACCAACGGCCAGTTCGTGTCGGGCGCCATAACCCCTGCGTCTCCGTTCAACCTGTCGTTGGATTTCGGGTTGGTCTGCAAGGAAGATGCACCCGGCCTGAGCATGGAGAAGACGGCGTTCCCGTCCACCTACACAGCGGCCGGTGAGGAGATCACCTACACCATCACGGTGACGAACACGGGGAACGTGACGCTGACCAACGTGTCGGTGACGGACCCGCTGACGGGCCTTGACACGGTCATTGCGAGCCTTGCGCCGGGCGCGTCGCAGACCTTCACCGAGCAGTACACGGTGACGCAGTCCGACGTGGACGCGGGCAGCGTGCTGAACACGGCGTCGGCCTCCGGCGAGGACCCGGACGGCGACCCGGTGGGTGACAGTGACGATGCGGTCGTCTCCCGAATTGCCGTTGAGAGCTACTGCCTCCTTGACGCCCCCTATGTCTCTTATGCGGTCGGTTCAGAGGCGGACAAGGCCGGACTTACCATTGAGTGGCTGGACGCCAACGGCGTAGTTGTCCAGACCATTCAGGACGCCCCGGCTTCGGGTGAGATTCTGTGGCCGGAGGCGGGCGTTGACGCCGGCGGCATTGGCAATGCCTGGCCGGGCTGGTCCTTCGAGGACGGCCAGTGGATTGAAGTGCCGACAACGGTGCGCAACGGGTCAAGCCTGCGGTTCAGCACCGATCCGTCAAACACGGTTCTCCTCTTCTATCCGCCGGCGACGCCGGACTGCGCCGCCGGGCCGAAACTGCTGCCGTCCATCCTGGTGGAGAAGACGGCGTCTCCGACCACCTATGCGGCGGCCGGCAACGTGATCACCTACACGGTGTTGGTGACGAACACGGGCAATGTGGCGCTCTCCAACGTGTCGGTGACGGACCCGCTGACGGGTCTTGACACGGTCATTGCGAGCCTTGCGCCCGGCGCGTCGCAGACCTTCACCGAGCAGTACACGGTGACCCAGTCCGACGTGGACGCGGGCAGTGTGGTGAACACGGCGACGGCGTCCGGGGAGGACCTGGACGGCGAGTCTGTGTCTGACAGCGACAGCGCGACGGTGACTTCGGCCAACCAGCCCTCGCTGGCCGTCTCCAAGGCGCTCAGCGCCGCGCCGGCGCCGGTGACTGTCGGCAGTGCGCTGACGTACACCGTGACGGCCACCAACACGGGCAACACCACCCTGACCGGCGTGGTGATCACCGACCCGCTGCTCACGCCCGACACCGCGTTCTGCGCGTCCCTCGCGCCGGGCGGAAGCTGCGTGCTCACGGGTTCCCTCACGGTGACCCAGGCGGACATGGACGCGGGCAGCGTGGTGAACACGGCCACGGCGGAAAGCGACCAGACCGGAGCCGTGGACGACACCGTGGTGACGCCGCTGACTGCAACCCCCGCGATCACCATCACCAAGACGGCGAACCAGGCGGGCTATGCCGCGGCTGGCGACGTGCTGACCTACACCTTCACCGTGGCCAACACGGGCGACGTGACACTGTACGACATCACCGTTGCCGACCCGCAGGCCGCGGTGACCGGCGGCCCCATCGCCTCGCTGGCGCCGGGCGCCTGGGACAACACGACCTTCACAGCACAGTATGCGGTGACCCAGGCGGACATTGACGCCGGTTCCTTCACGAACACGGCGACGGTCTTCGCGGACGACCCGGACGGCAACACCGTTTCCGGAACGGACACCGAGACCGTGGAGGGTCCGGCACTGACGCCGTCGCTGTCGCTCGTGAAGAGCGCCACACCGACGACATTCGGAGCGGCGGGCGCGACGATTGTCTACACCTACCTGGTGCGCAACACCGGTTCGGCGACGCTGTACGGGCCGTTCACAGTCGAGGATGACAAGATCAGCGCGGTGGACTGCTCCTCCGCGCCCGCCACGCTGGCACCCGGCGCAGGCTTCACCTGCACCGCGCAGTACACGGCGACCCAGGCGGACGTGGACGCCGGTTCCGTGACAAACACCGCGCGCGCCGGGTCTTTCGACCGGAACGGCGATCCGGTGTATTCCGCCCAGGACACGGTGACGGCGACGGCCATCCAGAGCGCGTCGGTCTCGCTGGTGAAGACCGCGCTTCAGTCGGCCTATGCCGCTGTCGGCCAGACCCTGTCCTACACCTTCACCGTGACCAACACGGGCAATGTGACCCTGACCAACGTCATGATCACGGACCCGCTGGCCGCGGTGTCTGGCGGTCCCATCGCCTCGCTGGCGCCCGGCGCCTCCGACAGCGTCACCTTCACGGCGGCGCGCACCGTCACCGCGCAGGACATCGCGGCGGGCTCCTTCACGAACACGGCCACAGTGACCGCCGCCGTGCCGGGCGGTTCCACCGCCACCGACACGGACTCCGTGACGGTTCAGGGGCCTGTCGCCGCGCCGTCCCTTGCCCTGGTGAAGAACGCCTCGCCCGCGACCTACAGCGCCGTGGGGGATGTGATCACCTACACCTACCTGGTGACCAACAACGGGAACGTGCCCCTGGCCGGACCGTTCACGGTGATGGATGACAAGCTGGGATTGGTGGATTGCTCCTCGGCACCGTCCACCCTGACGGTTGGGGCGTCCTTCACCTGCACGGCGACCCACACGGTGACCCAGGACGACCTGAACGACGGGTCCATTGTCAACACGGCCCGCGCGGCGGGCAGGACCACCGGCGGTGACACCGTGTCCTCCAACTTCGACACGGCCCGTGTGACGGCCCTGCAGAGTTCGCTCATCACCCTTGTGAAGGCGGGCTCCCCGCGGACCTATCAGCGCCCCGGCGACCAGATCGCCTACACCTTCACCGTGAAGAACATCGGCAATGTCGCCCTCTACAACGTGACCGTGTCCGATCCGATGCTGGTGGTTTCCGGCGGGCCCATCGCCGTGCTTCAGCCCGGCGAGGAGGACAGCGCCACCTTTACAGGCGTCTACGCGGTCACGCAGGCCGATGTGGATGCGGGCACCATCGTCAACATCGCCACCGCGACGGCGGACAACCTTGTCGGCGGCCCCGTCAGCGCCACGGACGGCGATGTGGTCGTCGCCGCCGCCGTGGAGGGCGAGGGCGAGGGTGAGGGCGAGCCTCCGGCGTGCTGCGCGGGGTTTGACCTGCTGAATCCGGCCACCTGGATCATGGGGCTGATCACCCTGATCTCCCTGATCCTGTCGCTGATATTCGGCGGCGAAGTTGTCCGCCCCGGAAAGGGTTGATGCGGGCAATTGACTGAGCGTTGAGGCCAGCCGTTCCAAGAGGACGGCTGGCCTTTTTGCATGGCCA is a genomic window containing:
- a CDS encoding DUF11 domain-containing protein, whose protein sequence is DILSYTFTVENTGNVTLTNITLADAVPGVTVLGGPIASLAPGAVDSTTFTASYTATQSDVDAGFFTNTATVTGTPPSGPDVTDDDDATVTAEQNPSILVEKTASPTTYDAVGDVVTYTVVVTNTGNVTLTNVSVTDPLTGLDTVIASLAPGASQTFTEQYTVTQADVDAGSVLNTASATGEDPDGDPISDDDDATVNAEQTPSILVEKTASPTTYDAVGDVVTYTVVVTNTGNVTLTNVSVTDPLTGLDTVIASLAPGASQTFTEQYTVTQADVDAGSVLNTASATGEDPDGDPISDDDDATVNAEQTPSILVEKTASPTTYDAVGDVVTYTVVVTNTGNVTLTNVSVTDPLTGLDTVIASLAPGASQTFTEQYTVTQADVDAGSVLNTASATGEDPDGDPISDDDDATVNAEQTPSILVEKTASPTTYDAVGDVVTYTVVVTNTGNVTLTNVSVTDPLTGLDTVIASLAPGASQTFTEQYTVTQSDVDAGSVLNTASASGEGPDGDPVSDDDQATVTSVCDGTASVSGKVLLSGALEPLANVPVTLVPQGSTPGKIQMQVTNSGGGYLFDGVVPGSYLVQVQDANLNSAWNLYPVDSSLFFTSLAACVPQTHDFPYELSSLPVLGDFVWYDANSNGIQDEWYDANGDGLVTQNIPDRQGRINYDEWEWIDLNGDGRWDGPENEGELNKCGIGNDKNPNVVVRGPNGYESARIVGIEGYWRVRPAQSEPWGEYTVELVVDEPLRAAAQALEATGLCKTLPGFAGDANKAAGSGCGPTNGQFVSGAITPASPFNLSLDFGLVCKEDAPGLSMEKTAFPSTYTAAGEEITYTITVTNTGNVTLTNVSVTDPLTGLDTVIASLAPGASQTFTEQYTVTQSDVDAGSVLNTASASGEDPDGDPVGDSDDAVVSRIAVESYCLLDAPYVSYAVGSEADKAGLTIEWLDANGVVVQTIQDAPASGEILWPEAGVDAGGIGNAWPGWSFEDGQWIEVPTTVRNGSSLRFSTDPSNTVLLFYPPATPDCAAGPKLLPSILVEKTASPTTYAAAGNVITYTVLVTNTGNVALSNVSVTDPLTGLDTVIASLAPGASQTFTEQYTVTQSDVDAGSVVNTATASGEDLDGESVSDSDSATVTSANQPSLAVSKALSAAPAPVTVGSALTYTVTATNTGNTTLTGVVITDPLLTPDTAFCASLAPGGSCVLTGSLTVTQADMDAGSVVNTATAESDQTGAVDDTVVTPLTATPAITITKTANQAGYAAAGDVLTYTFTVANTGDVTLYDITVADPQAAVTGGPIASLAPGAWDNTTFTAQYAVTQADIDAGSFTNTATVFADDPDGNTVSGTDTETVEGPALTPSLSLVKSATPTTFGAAGATIVYTYLVRNTGSATLYGPFTVEDDKISAVDCSSAPATLAPGAGFTCTAQYTATQADVDAGSVTNTARAGSFDRNGDPVYSAQDTVTATAIQSASVSLVKTALQSAYAAVGQTLSYTFTVTNTGNVTLTNVMITDPLAAVSGGPIASLAPGASDSVTFTAARTVTAQDIAAGSFTNTATVTAAVPGGSTATDTDSVTVQGPVAAPSLALVKNASPATYSAVGDVITYTYLVTNNGNVPLAGPFTVMDDKLGLVDCSSAPSTLTVGASFTCTATHTVTQDDLNDGSIVNTARAAGRTTGGDTVSSNFDTARVTALQSSLITLVKAGSPRTYQRPGDQIAYTFTVKNIGNVALYNVTVSDPMLVVSGGPIAVLQPGEEDSATFTGVYAVTQADVDAGTIVNIATATADNLVGGPVSATDGDVVVAAAVEGEGEGEGEPPACCAGFDLLNPATWIMGLITLISLILSLIFGGEVVRPGKG